CGTTGAAACGCGCCGGTTTAATTTTGGGCATCTGATCGCACGAACGCTCAAAATTAAACCATGTATTTCCAATGTTATTATTCACATTGGGCGTTTTACCCGCCGAAACGTcgcgtttattttatattttacgatttcATTCATCATTTGTGTTTTACATTTCATTGATGATTCACgtattcataattcatatacaATGTTCGATAACGAAGCTTTCATTATTGAAGTTTCTAACGAGGAAAGCATATGGAATATAGGTAAGTTTCGAGTTATTTATCATGTGTAAAttcatagtttaataattattatcaggaCTAATAACTTATAGctctaaaaaaagttattataagcTTAATAATATGctctaaaaaatgttcatgtaAGCGattaaatatgcaaatactaaaatatgcgaaaaaacatttgtataagaaaaatatctagcttttattatataaaaaaaaaattattgtgataaaaattttaaattataaattataaatatttttatacattttacctatatttaccatatatttaaactttaaaaataaatcccaGTCCAACACTACAATCATAATGGTTTCCttacagttattaataatatcaacatattaatattctatattaatattattctttattatattatatataataatatttactgtatCATAGACGATAGACATTTATAACTTGTGTTAGTGGTCGCTACGTCGCACGTGGAAATaagttatgtttattatataatattaaaatttaaaagaataaaaattaattaagatgaattaattacttatataaataattaacatttaacacgACTAAAATTTccactaaaataaataggtattatgcaaaaataatggaaaaataGAGAAAAAAGCCAAAAAGCACTTATGCTTcgaaatattatgcaaaaatatgcaacatAAAATTTCGTATTTAGCTTCTTAGTTAtctgaaacaaatttatagcTCATATAGATATCTCTAGGACAGTAGGAActctcaaaaaaaatatgcaaatgttAGAAGTTATGAGcactgattattataatatatataatatatttcaatttaagatattagaaattgtagaaacttgaaatttttcacCAAATTTCATCAATTCCTATAgttgttaaaattttcaaaatatttcaacaattttaaagttatttataaacgtttgaaattttccgttttttttagtttttgattctctaaatgttaataaaattttattcgtttggtctaaaaacttgaaaatttaatacaaggttcctcataagttaatataatagcagtttgaaaataataaaaattcatatgcacaaattgttttttataaccatttaaagttcaaattttgacaaaatttgtttaactgaaaatttacaaattctttagttgttaaaaatgtataaaatttttaacttttatagctaaggattgaaaatttgatacaaGGTTCCACGtaacataataaatctaatttgattaatttggaATTTGttttacctacattttttttaaaaataatataattaatatatcataaaatatcctAGACTGAAAACTCGTCTCCgatcagaatcattttttgtatacaatgatattatatcattgtatacaaatttaataccatCCATTACAGTAATCCACTTCTAACgtactgtacagcagagcgataTCCACTTTTCCTCTTTTCTCCAATGaagataatgttataattttaattaactaagtTACGTtcattattttcgttatttgCTTAAAACTGGttaatagatacttatatGTGTACATTATACGGACCTCCACCTATTTCAATTGTATTTGGAATGATTacccaatatatattatattaatatataccgatttatttagaatcaaaaTTATACCACGACAAAGTCGCTAAACATGTCAGCTGGACTAAAATAGCcaaaaagttttttgaaaatttcgaaacaattgatgaaaatgaaaaaaagaaaaaaagtaagcaattaatataactttatttattcattagactttgtttaatattaataaactgtaTTTGTAAACacttataactcataagtcataattaatattacaaattaaaatatgcggatatttaatataatattataatatgtataagtaggtaccacGCACtttcacaatatattaatttcatatcacCCTTTTTTGCCAACTTAGTTCATGAGCCGGgttgttgaaataattaacaaaatattctcTCACGTCTTTTGCATTCGATGTGGAATTGCCTACTCCATTTCTTCGTGTTATATTTTCCATGTTACAAATCTGAGCATCCTCAGAGTTGTACCCATCTCTTCGTCTGACAAAATTGTGCAAAACACAAGCCGCTTTTGTGATTGCAACCGCGAAATTCGGTTCAACTAATAAAGTGGTATGAAATACTCTCCATTTATTAGAAAGTATACCGAATGAACATTCGATATTTTGTCTTGCTCTCGATAGGCGGTAATTGAATATACGCCTTTTATCGTTCAGACTTTTTCCGGGGAAAGGCCGTAAAAGATTAGTATGTAAAGCGAATGCTTCATCTCCAACCACAATAAACGGTTGAGGTATGCCTTGTTCATCTCCTGGCAAACAACGAGGTTGTGGAaagttaactttattattatataattttttaccgaATAtggattttttgaaaatgttgcaATCGCTTTCTTTTCCATATGACCCAACATCTATAACTCTGAAGCAGTAATTCGCATCACAAATAGCCATgagtattaaagaaaaaaaatgtttgtaattatgatataaagtaCCGCTATTCGGGGGACATTGTAATCTAATATGTTTCCCGTCTACGGCACCAACACAGTTCGGGAATTGAGAATTAGTGTAAAATCCTTCTGATATTCCTAGCCAATCTTCTTCTGTTGGAGCAGCCATTTCTATGGGTTGTAAATGTGTCCATATCGCTTCGCATGTTTCTTGTATGATTTTCGCTATTGTTGACACGCCCATcagaaaatcaaaatgaaGCGCAGAGAAACTGGTCCCAGTCGacaaatatctaaattaaataactcaaataatttcaaaatatatattataataggttatattataatataaaaagaatatttaattaaaaagaatacttattaaaaagttaaaaactatttaatttaaataataattaatgaatcattatattaaaattaaatcaatattcataCAGTCCAggagttacaaaaaaaatggaaatcgTTCAGGGATAGTTATAGAAGAAAATGCGTTACAAAATCAGGTCAAgcaaatgtaaaacaaaacaaatatgtttaCGGCAACATATTGGAGTTTTTACGACCCACAATGCAAAATCGTGTGtaagcataatttataattaatttaaaagtaacaaaTGGATCCATTAAAGATTAACCTAATCGGTAGTTAGGTTAGTAGTTAGGTTAGtagttaaacattaataattattctgttatatattaaactaaattaatttttttttaatatttcattaatcaaacgttttattgattttttataatataattttaaatactgcaGCTTGTTCTGACGCTTCACGAATGCGAGGAgcatatttgtgtatatatgtttttacatttatatatatatagattttatatatataaaaaaaaatcattcgaaTAAAATGTCatctaaataatcatataaataaaatttcattcgaACAACGCTCAACACTGcctataaatttaacacatccattacagtGACTTTATtcacttttagattctgaacggagtgatgaatgtattgattttacaatgatgtgtgttttttttttttattgtctgtGTACAATcagtacagcataactagtcgaaataatgcttcaatttcaaacttcgggggtggtttccaataacaaagtgaatatccttggtgcattatagaggtgaaaattaaacattttccgacagttttcaaaaaaaatcaagtgacggaaaaacgggaccagttatttagaatggcattttctttacatgatttaattttcaaaatattgtgaattttttgggctatttatagacaactgtattttcgatttttctgataatttatttttcgaagtgtcgataaatttttt
The nucleotide sequence above comes from Aphis gossypii isolate Hap1 unplaced genomic scaffold, ASM2018417v2 Contig00698, whole genome shotgun sequence. Encoded proteins:
- the LOC126555070 gene encoding putative nuclease HARBI1 encodes the protein MEILDDIEAECVLYALYENNELNKKPKPKKQRRHWVHPLNLKRPQEGQFQVTFMALRSYPEEFVKYYRMSIASFDELISLIRLPLTKQETGLRVPISSEERLTVTLRYLSTGTSFSALHFDFLMGVSTIAKIIQETCEAIWTHLQPIEMAAPTEEDWLGISEGFYTNSQFPNCVGAVDGKHIRLQCPPNSGTLYHNYKHFFSLILMAICDANYCFRVIDVGSYGKESDCNIFKKSIFGKKLYNNKVNFPQPRCLPGDEQGIPQPFIVVGDEAFALHTNLLRPFPGKSLNDKRRIFNYRLSRARQNIECSFGILSNKWRVFHTTLLVEPNFAVAITKAACVLHNFVRRRDGYNSEDAQICNMENITRRNGVGNSTSNAKDVREYFVNYFNNPAHELSWQKRVI